GCCAGACCGATGTTACCGTGGACATCCCGACTACGACAGTTCCCAGCAGGCCCATCACAACCGTCAGCGTAAGCCGAATTCCGTATCGGTCAATGCACTGCCCAACCCCCAGGCAGAACAGTGCTCCCAACAGCGTCGCCCACAGGTTGATCATTCCGTAGCTGGCCCGTGTCAGTTGAAAATCCGGGTCATTCAGCAGACGCTCTGTGATCATCCCCAGTCCATGTGTACGCCCCGGGAGTGTCGCCACCATAGCGACAGCAGCCACTACGACCATCAGCCAGCGATAGCCTGAAAATCCGGAAACGGAGGCTGGCAAGCTTTCGGGTTGTGGAGGAATGCGGGTCTCAGTTGACATGAACTCGACTCATTTAAACCAGGTGTTCGTGAGGCCATACTCTGCGTAACGCTTGCGCAGATATACCTGAAACTCTTCGTAATGCGCTGTCCGCTGCTGTCCCCCATCTGAGAATGCGTTGTAACTCAGGTACAACTGACGTCTCCAAGAGGGGGACAGATTGGGACCGGAGCGATGCGGGGTGAAACCATCGAAAATCGCGATGTCACCCGGTTCGAGTTCCAGAGGCACCACCAGGGATTCATCCACCGTTTCAGCCGGCAGGCGATGATAGGTACCATCTTCCGGCGAAAGAGAGCCTTGCTGATGGTAGCCGGGAAAGACTTCTGTGCAGCCATTCGAAGCATTCGCGGTATCAAGCGGAATCAGTACGGTCAGAAAACTGCGCGGAAAACCGGGCCAGGCGATCCAGTCCTGATGCAGTTCATACCCTTTTGTTCCCGGTTGTTTGAAGATCAGCTTATCCTTGAAGAGACAGGCTCGTTCCCCATACAAATCATGCAGCACATCCAGCAGTCGCGGATCGAAAGCAGACTTTCGGATCAAGGGACTGAGATCGATCACCGGATCAAAGGTTTCCCACAAACAGTCGCGGTCATCATGGGTCTGCTGGAAACGACAGCGTAAATTATGCTTATCAATCAGATCGCTCTGGTAAGTCAGTTTCCATGCTTCCTCTGAGAGGTCCTGCATCTCTTCCGCGTCGAATAAACCGCGAAGAATCAGGAATCCATCCTGCTTCCATCGAGCATACTCAGAGTTCCGTAAAACGCGTCGTTCTTCAAGCTGCACCTTTGTGTCTCCCGCCGTCAGGTCTGATGAAATTAGACTGGTAGTAAAACTCAACGCTCAGTTTCAGAACTCACCCAGCACTTCCCCACCAGATCGGGTAGACAGACTCCGCCAGAGAATCCCGTCTATGCTGTCACCGATAAAGCGGACCGCACCGTCACAGAGCAGCAGATTCACACCTCCCGTATGATTGCTGCGGGCCGCTTTCCAGCCAGAGGCGATGTATCCCTCGCTGGCAGTCGCGTTGGCCACGCAGTCGTAGTTCTTGGAATTGGGTCCATAGTAGTGGTTATAGGAGGCGCAACGTATTTCGCCCGAATACCAGGCGAACTGGCGTTCGTTAGACTGGTTCCACGTTGTCGCAGCAGCGCAGTTGGCATCACTGATCAACGAACCGAAAGCCAGATTTCGATAATATTTTTTCTCCGAACCGGGGGCGGCTCCCGTTGTCTCCGCCCCTTCTCCGATCAGACTTTCTGACATCGCCGCCGTGTTGCTGGTCCCGTCAGTAATATCACGAAAACGGGTACTGGAGTCGGCATAGAAGACGCCATCTGAACGATAGGGGGAACCATGCTCTACGCCACCGGTCGCATCCAGACCACTGCCCATACTGGCTGCATAATTCGTGGGTCCGATTCCCCCCGTAACGCCATAAGCGGTAGACACCTTGCGCGAAATATCAGAGGGACAGAGATAGAGATTGATTAACGTCGCAGCCGCCAGTTGGTTATTACTGTCGGCGATGATCCAGGCACTCCCTGAATTGGCATATGTGGGGGATTCCAGATTCAGCAGATT
This genomic interval from Gimesia chilikensis contains the following:
- a CDS encoding phytanoyl-CoA dioxygenase family protein, with protein sequence MQLEERRVLRNSEYARWKQDGFLILRGLFDAEEMQDLSEEAWKLTYQSDLIDKHNLRCRFQQTHDDRDCLWETFDPVIDLSPLIRKSAFDPRLLDVLHDLYGERACLFKDKLIFKQPGTKGYELHQDWIAWPGFPRSFLTVLIPLDTANASNGCTEVFPGYHQQGSLSPEDGTYHRLPAETVDESLVVPLELEPGDIAIFDGFTPHRSGPNLSPSWRRQLYLSYNAFSDGGQQRTAHYEEFQVYLRKRYAEYGLTNTWFK
- a CDS encoding DUF1559 domain-containing protein, with product MSQNREQVRLQMRRGFTLIELLVVIAIIGILIALLLPAVQQAREAARRAQCKSNLKQLGIALHNYASAHSVFPPNLIPGGKPGSGGYIGYFQGNWGVMAYLTPFLEQTAVYNLLNLESPTYANSGSAWIIADSNNQLAAATLINLYLCPSDISRKVSTAYGVTGGIGPTNYAASMGSGLDATGGVEHGSPYRSDGVFYADSSTRFRDITDGTSNTAAMSESLIGEGAETTGAAPGSEKKYYRNLAFGSLISDANCAAATTWNQSNERQFAWYSGEIRCASYNHYYGPNSKNYDCVANATASEGYIASGWKAARSNHTGGVNLLLCDGAVRFIGDSIDGILWRSLSTRSGGEVLGEF